A stretch of DNA from Bradyrhizobium algeriense:
CAGCATCGGCAGGAAGATGAAGACGATGGCCGGCCATTCGAATGGCCAGCCGAGCAGGAAGATCAGGGTCAGGAGCAAGGACATCGTGCCCCAGGGCGGCAGCGGCGAAGCGAGCAGGGCGTTGGTCATCCAGGTCGCCGTGCCGAGCCATGCGAACACGGCGCCGAACACGTTGGAGGCCACCGCGAGGAGCAGCACCATGCTGGTCGTTGCCAGCGTGGAGTAGCAGGCGTCCAGCAGGCCTTTCCATGAGAACCGGCCGTAGGCAATGACAAGGAGGATCGCCCCCAAGGCGCCGAACGCCGCCGCCTCCGCGGCCGTCGTGATTCCGGCGAGGATGGCGCCGAGTGTCACGATCGTCAGCACGGTCACCGGCACGAGGCCGACCAGGCATTCCCACAGCACGATCCGCATCGAATCGGGCCGCTCCTCGATCGGCACCGGCGGGCCGAGCTTGGGATTGAAGTGGCAGCGGATCAGGGTGTAGGCGATGAACATCGCGGACAGCAGGAAGCCCGGGCCGAAGGCTGCCGCATAGAGATCGATGATCGAGATATCGAGCACCGGCGCCATCACCACCAGCATCACGGACGGCGGGATCAGGATGCCGAGCGTGCCTCCCGCGGCGATGGAGCCGGCAGACATCCGCACATCATAGCCCGAGCGTATCATCATCGGACCGGCCATGATGCCGAGCAGCGCGACGGTTGCGCCGACGGTTCCAGCAGCTATGCCGAACAAGGTCGCGGTGAGAATGACGACCACGTAGAGCGCGCCATTGATTGGCGCAAACAGGTCGCGGAACGCCCTGAACAGCCGCTCCATGAGTCCGGCCTGGTCGCAGATGAACCCCATCAGGATGAACATCGGCACCGCGACGAGTTCGTCCTGCTTCATCAGGCCGATGGTCTGCAGGTAGGCGAGGTTGAAGACGCGCTCGCCCATGCCGACGTAGCCGAACGACAGCGCCAGGAACAGCAGCGTGAAGCTAATCGGCAGGCCGATGAAGATCGCCCCCAGCATCACGAGGAGCATGACAAGTCCGAGGAGTTCGAGGCCCATCATATCTCGATCTTTTCCTTGTGCTCGAACTCGCGCCCGAACTGGACCTGGTACCAGCACTTCAGGACCTCGGACACGCCCTGGATCATGAGAAGAAGGGCAGCCAGCGGGACCGTTGCCCGGAAGGGCCACATGATCGCGCGCCACACGCTTTCCTGCGACCGTTCACCGGTGTCATAGGAGTGCAACGCATCGTCATAGCTGATCAGCATGAACGTGATCATGGCCGGATAGAAGAACAACAGATAGGAAATCAGGTCGACGATACCCTTCTTCCGCTCCGAGTAATTCTCCCAATAGATGTCGGTGCGAACATGCGCGCCCTTCAACAGCGCGTATCCCGATCCAAGCATGAAGGCCGCGCCGTTGACCATGAAGCTGGATTCGTAGACCCAAACGGTTGGCGCGCCGAACCCGTAACGCATGACGACCTCGTAGGAGATCGTCACCACCAGAAACAACATCGACAGGGCGATGAGTTTGCCGGTCACATCAGTGAAGCGGTCGATCGCCCGTATGATCGAGTAAAAAGCGCGCGGGAATTCGCCGCCCGGATTGCTGGCGACCGAAGCACTGCTGGGGTCCGCGGACATGATCGCTCCTCTTCAGGCAGTGCTGGCGTCCGGCGGTTCGGACGCCAGCAGCTCCGTTACAGAGAGATCACTTCTTGGTCAGATAGATCTTGTTCTTCCAGTAGTACTCGCCGGCAAAGTTGTACGGCGGGAACCAGGAGAGCTTGAACGGCACGATCTGTTCGGCGTAGGCCTTCTGGCTGTCGATGACTTTCCTGTAGAAGGGGTTCTTGGCCGCGTGCTCGGTCTGGATCTTCTCCCACTCGTCGAGGAAGTTTTTCAGGATCTCGTCGGGCGTACGATGCATCTGCACGCCCATCTTGATCAGTTCCTGGCAAGCGTGCGCCGTCTCGCGGTTGAAGGCGAAGTTGCGCTGCGTCGTGGCGTAAACGCTCGCCACCTTGATGATCTCCTGCAGGTCCGGCGTGAGCTTCTTCCAGACGTCACCATTGATCATCAACTGGCCACCGGTGACCGGCTCGTGCATGCCCGGCGTGTAGTAGTGCTTGGCAACCTGGTGCAGACCGAGTTTCTTGTCTTCCTCGCAGTTGATCCACTCGGCGCCCTCGATCACGCCGCGCTCCATCGCCGGCACGATCTCGCCACCGGGAATGGTGACGACCGACACGCCGAGCCGGCCGTAGGTTTCCGCACCGATGCCGTAGATCCGGTACTTCATGCCCTTGAGATCGGCGAGGCTGTTGATCTCTTTCTTGAACCAGCCCATGCCCTGCGGGTAGTCCGTTGGGATCGGGAAGCCGACGACGTTCAGCTTGAGGACGTCGCGGTAGAACTCATCCAGCAGCTTCATGCCGCCGCCGTCATAGTACCAGGCCCAGTAGTCCGAGCCGTCCATGCCGTACAGCGGGCCATGCGACATCGGTATCGTCGCGGTGTTGCGGCCGAGGATGTAGCCGAACGGTCCCATGCCGACATCGAGAACGTTCTTGGAGGTGGCGTCGAACACCTCGAACGGCGGCACGATCGCTCCCGCCGGAAGCGTCTCGATCTTGAGGCGTCCGGCCGTCATCTTTTCGACGGTCTCCGCCCACAGCTTGAAGATGAGATGGAAGTTCGAGGATGCGGGGTGGGTCGACTGACCCTTCAGCACTAACGGCTTTTCAGTGGTTTGAGCGTGAACCGGCTGAGCAAAGATGGTGACGATTCCAAGAGTCACCGCTGCAAGCATAGTTGAAGCGTACCTCAACATGTTGTGGTCCCTCCCGATGATGATATGTATGTTTTTTCTTTTCAGGGTGGAACCGCGCCTGCGTACTGTCAAGCGATCTCTGACCGCGGCTGGCTTCGGCGAGGCTGATTGTACGAAAGGATGACGCTCTAAGCGCTGCGCCGCCACGGCGTGACGGTGACATCATGCACTGCATCAAGCGTCCGCACGTCACCGGCACGTAGCCCATGCGCGGCGAGGATTTGCTGCGGCGTACGGGCAGGGACGCCGGGAAAGCAAGGCTCGCCGCCGGGCAGGCGAACATGCGGCGCGACCGAGAGCCAGAACACGTCGTAGCGGTCCATGAACATGCCGAACACGCCGGGACCGCCGATGATCGCAACAGTGCCGTCACGCACGCCTGCCTGCGCGCAGGCAGCTTCGAAGGTCGCACCCGCGGGATTCCACAGCGTGGCGTTCGGATTGGACGGATCGGGCGCAATCGCCTCGACCGTCCGCGTCAGGATGACGCGCCTGCGCCGCGGCGAGTTCGGCTGGTCCTCGTAGG
This window harbors:
- a CDS encoding TRAP transporter substrate-binding protein; this encodes MLKGQSTHPASSNFHLIFKLWAETVEKMTAGRLKIETLPAGAIVPPFEVFDATSKNVLDVGMGPFGYILGRNTATIPMSHGPLYGMDGSDYWAWYYDGGGMKLLDEFYRDVLKLNVVGFPIPTDYPQGMGWFKKEINSLADLKGMKYRIYGIGAETYGRLGVSVVTIPGGEIVPAMERGVIEGAEWINCEEDKKLGLHQVAKHYYTPGMHEPVTGGQLMINGDVWKKLTPDLQEIIKVASVYATTQRNFAFNRETAHACQELIKMGVQMHRTPDEILKNFLDEWEKIQTEHAAKNPFYRKVIDSQKAYAEQIVPFKLSWFPPYNFAGEYYWKNKIYLTKK
- a CDS encoding dihydrofolate reductase; translated protein: MLADARNVMPDELKFEGDKAFFTAALDRADLILHGRNSYEDQPNSPRRRRVILTRTVEAIAPDPSNPNATLWNPAGATFEAACAQAGVRDGTVAIIGGPGVFGMFMDRYDVFWLSVAPHVRLPGGEPCFPGVPARTPQQILAAHGLRAGDVRTLDAVHDVTVTPWRRSA
- a CDS encoding TRAP transporter small permease subunit; the encoded protein is MSADPSSASVASNPGGEFPRAFYSIIRAIDRFTDVTGKLIALSMLFLVVTISYEVVMRYGFGAPTVWVYESSFMVNGAAFMLGSGYALLKGAHVRTDIYWENYSERKKGIVDLISYLLFFYPAMITFMLISYDDALHSYDTGERSQESVWRAIMWPFRATVPLAALLLMIQGVSEVLKCWYQVQFGREFEHKEKIEI
- a CDS encoding TRAP transporter large permease: MGLELLGLVMLLVMLGAIFIGLPISFTLLFLALSFGYVGMGERVFNLAYLQTIGLMKQDELVAVPMFILMGFICDQAGLMERLFRAFRDLFAPINGALYVVVILTATLFGIAAGTVGATVALLGIMAGPMMIRSGYDVRMSAGSIAAGGTLGILIPPSVMLVVMAPVLDISIIDLYAAAFGPGFLLSAMFIAYTLIRCHFNPKLGPPVPIEERPDSMRIVLWECLVGLVPVTVLTIVTLGAILAGITTAAEAAAFGALGAILLVIAYGRFSWKGLLDACYSTLATTSMVLLLAVASNVFGAVFAWLGTATWMTNALLASPLPPWGTMSLLLTLIFLLGWPFEWPAIVFIFLPMLAPVAKGLGYDMVWFGCIVAVVLQTAFLSPPVAMSAYYLKQVVKEWNLRLIYRGMADFMVLQVACVALVLIFPAIAMWFPQWLQARRVAARTAQIEQIVPTQNVVVTPDGPRVAIRNF